The following is a genomic window from Molothrus ater isolate BHLD 08-10-18 breed brown headed cowbird chromosome 19, BPBGC_Mater_1.1, whole genome shotgun sequence.
GTGAATGGGAAGATGGGAGATTCCATAAATTGAGAAGATGGTGAGTGGGAAGATGGGGGACTCCCATAAATTGGGAAGATGGGGGACTCCCATAAATTGGGAAGATGGTGAATGGGAAGAGGGGAGATTCTCATAAATAGGAAGATGGGAGATTCCCATAAATTGGGAAGATGGCGAGTGGGAAGAGGGGAGATTCCCATAAATTGGGAAGATGGGAGACTCCCATAAATTGGGAAGATGGTGAATGGGAAGATGGGAGATTCCCATAAATTGGGAAGATGGCGAGTGGGAAGAGGGGAGATTCCCATAAACCTCATGGTGACAGAGACACTGCAAAACAGCACAAAAGTTACCAGTTCTCAGGGGCTTAGGCCAAGCTGAGCTGTAATGGGGAAGCAGGTGGGGCATGAGGCTGAGTCCTTTGccctccagcctttccctggaaGGGCCCACGGTGCCACTGGCCTGTGctgaggggctgccctggctcagaGTCACCTCTCTGCAGGCGCAGGTATCAAAGCTCAGGTGTGTTCCCTGATGGAGCTGCTCACCACCACGCTGTGCCAGGCCCACGCTCTGTTCTACACCGTGCCCGAGGGGGCGGCCCcggagccagccctgccctgtgggtTGCTCTTCTCcaccctggagagcagcacaggccaGAACCCCGCAGGTGAGGCCtgcacctgcccaggtgtgcgGGCAGGAGGGTGCCCCGTGCTGGGCGCCCcgtgctgagccctggctgtgcttgcagggagaggaggggtgCTGGAGGAGGATCTGAAGCTGAGCAGGTGGTTCAAGTACCTGCCCGAGTCCGTGGTGGAATTCCAGCCAGCCCTGCGGACCCTGGCACACCCCATCAGCCAGGAGTACCTCAGGGAGACCCTGCAGCAGTGGATCAACATGTGAGTGGGACAGGgcaatcccagcctggctgccttcctcctcatcccctCACCCTCCTCATCCTTCAGCCTGATTGAagcagccagaggcagcacagcacatccagctgcctgtgccaggcctcACCCCCCTCACAGGGGTGAAACTTTGCCTCCAGGTGCAGTGAAGACATCAGGACAGGGGTCAGGACGCTGCTGGTGTACGTGAAGAGCATgaaggggctggcagggatccGTGATGCcgtgtgggagctgctgtccaGCGAGTCCAGCAGCCACAACTGGGAGGCCGTGTGCCGGCGCCTGCTGGGCAGGCCTGTGTCCttttgggaggagctgctgcagcagctcttcctggacaggctgcaggtgggtgctgtgccctggggagccttgctctgCACCCCCAGGTGTTGTCTCACCCAGCTCACAGTGCACTGAGGCTGGGTTGTAGTGGCACATTGAAATCGGTTTTTTCTCCTGGTTCTGTTGCAGACTCTGACCAAAGAAGGCTTCGACTCCATTTCAGACAGCtccaagcagctgctggctgcagccttgcaggaGCTGGAAGTGAAAGGTGGCAGCGGTGCCCTGAGCAAGCAGATGCAGCTGGAGCACAACGTGGCCCTGTTCCTGTGGTCGGAGAGCCCCGGGGACCTGCCCGGGGACGCGGCGTGGGTCAGCGTGGGGCAGCGCGGGCCCTTCGCCAGGAGCGGGCTGGCCATGAGGGCACAGGCGCTCACTCCGTGCGTGCAGAGCTTCTGCTCCACGCTGGACTCCAAGctgaaggccaggctggaggatgTCCTGTCCTACCTCCCTGGGGACGACTCTGTCCCCAAGGAGCCACCGCGCTCCGCCTTCGACCGCTTCGCCGACGCCGGCACCGTGCAGGGGCTGCTCCGTGACCGCTGCATCGCCTGCGTCCAGCACCTCCTGGGCTGcgtccaggagcagctccagagtgcccagagccagctggaCCCCCCTGGGGATGCCAGGCTCAACGCTGTGCTCTTcatggccaggctgtgccaggccctgcccgaGCTGTGCCCTCACCTGCAGCGCTGCGTGctgggccgggcgggcggcgccgAGCCCAAGGAGCCGCGCTCTGCCAAGAAACTGGGCAAGGGCAAGGCCCAGGAAGTGTCCCCCGAGCTGGCCAAGTGGCAGGGGGTGaaggcagagctcctgcagcagagcctggtggCTTATCAGCTCTGGAGCTCGGCTGTCAGCAAAGTAAGGAGCAGTTTCCCTCCTCAGAGGTGGTTTTTGGGGAGGGTTTGGTCactggggctgcccagagctccctgtgctgctgcccggTCACAGGGGTGGCTCCAGGGCCTTGGTGTCCATGAGGGTcactctgggagctgcaggggtgcAGCAGGTCacgggcagggagggctggctgCTCTTGGCCCTGTTAGAAGTGTCCTGTGATCAGGGCTTTCATTGTCGTGCTCCAGGGTCTGGTTCAGTGCTTCACCCACACGTTGCTGCTCGAcacagctggctctgtgctggccacGGCCACCAACTGGGACGAGATTGAAATCCAGGAGGAGACCGAGTCTGGGAGCAGTGTGACCTCCAAGATCCGGCTGCCTGTGCAGGTACGGGGAGCAGCCTGTGGGAGGAGCCCAGCACTGGCTCCAGAacccctggctgagctgctggggagggtgtTTGGGGTCACCAGCAGGGGACAAACACTCTGTGGTGCTCTTTGAGACACTCACCTCATGAGGACAGAGgccagaggaaggaaatgggtCATTGTTGCTGTTTGTGAGGAAGGTTGGCCCAGATCCTGTAAAACTGAGCCAGAGGAGGACTTAGTCCTGGTTTAAACACAGAGGTCCCAGGAGAGAGGTTCCATGGGAGTTGGATGCATTGAaggacagggctgcagcagtgggacTGTGGAATCCTGAGGGAACTGAGGCGTGTGGCTTCCCAAGGGTGTGGTGGTGGCACAGGAAGGACctcacagggacagagcaggtgACGGGGAGGAGGGCCAGGCCTGGAGTGAgttctgtgtttgcacagcacGGGAGGGGCTGGACAGGGAAATGCATGAGCCTTATCCAGTGAATTCTGTTATGTgaggggaaaagcagctgggtgAGAATGCAGGAGGCCCAGGAGGTGAgggaggaacagccccagggagtgggtgggcagagcagggtctgtgctgaCACAAGATTAACAGGGAATTCTTTTCTCACTGCACCCAGTGTCTGGTAAAATCTTCTGGGGGCTTTGGGAGCTGCTGTAACCCAAAATCTGAGGTGTCAGTAGCTCAGACCCCGTGAGATGGCCAAGCCaagctgtggggcagagcttTGTGGCTGCTGTGGAAGTGGGGCActcccagcagccagctgaAGGGATGTGGAGGGGAATGGAGTTTACAGAGCAGCTGCAAATAAACTCTGTTCTGCTGCCCAGCCCTCGTGGCACGTGCAGTGCCTGCTGTtcagcctgtgccaggaggTGAACAGGGTTGGTGGGCACACCCTGCCCAAGGTgaccctgcaggagctgctcaggagctgcatGGCAGAGGTGCTGGCTGCCTATGGGAAGCTGGTGGagcagaagcaggagaaggtacctgggtgtgggatgggagggagaaggtggctgggaatgcaggggcacatccagctcctggaacagaaaaacagcattaCAATGCCTGTCCTGACAGCTGGAAAGGGAACACCCTTATACTCACCCTGCCTCCCCCTCAGCTGAGGCAGACACCAGATTTCACACTCTTGTTGTGCCTTGGTGTTGTTGAATGTTGGCCCTTGGgcagcctgccctgtgccagggaggagccccattcctgcctgtcctgtTTGCAGAGGCCAGACAGCTTCCCCctgacccagagcagagccctgcagttACTCTACGACCTGAGGTACCTCAGCATCATCCTGACAGCCAAGAGTGAGGacacaaaacccagcaggatCAAGCAGGACTCCGGGTATGGCACATTCTGGGGCTCACATCCTCCAGCAGGGCTTTGGGGGGCCCTGAACCAGTGCAAGCTCCAAACTCTGGCACTGCACAAACACTGAGCTCATCCTCAAAccagaggagggctgggggtcTGGGGCTGGTTCCCCTCCTTGCGTCCATAGGATACCCTCAGAGGGTGCCCCTGGACAGAGCAGTTGAGTTTCCAGCCAAGAGTTAAAGCCCTTGGGGAGCACCATGGgcagcagttcctgctgctggggttgTGTAAGAGCTGGAAAGCCTTGGGGCAGCTGCTGTTGTGCTGAGTAATTCCTGTTGTGCTCAGTCACCCCAGACAGGAAATCCCTGGCTGCTTCAGAGCTGGCATCACCAGGATGTCACCCCTGACAggagctctctgctctgcctgcaggattGAGAAGGTCATCGACTTCCTGGAGGGACACATCGACCCCTTTGACCTGGATGTCTTCACCCCACACCTGAACAGCAACCTGAACCGCCTGGTGCAGAGAACCTCGGtagggagcagggctggagcagcagggacccTCACAAGGCCttcagcagggcagctgggctgctcttgAATGCTCAGTGCCTCCAGATAagcactggcactgcctggaAAGGGGAAGAGTGCTCAGTGCCAGCTGAAGATAAGAGGAGCTGGCTGAGccggctgcacagccctgctctggggctgcctgagCTTTATCTAACAGGATTCACTGGAGCCTGTGCAACACTAATTGGGTTAAGTAGTGCTGAAACAGGTCTGGGACTCAGCTGTGGGAATGATTAAACACCAGAGTtaagaggagggagggaggcactTCCTGTTCACACTCAGTGCTGATGGTGTGCCAGTGGATTTACCACGTTCTGTGGGGTCAGCTCTGCAGGAACCCCCGATCCAAACAGCTCCTGGTGCcttccagctcctcttccccaaatcctggtgccttccagctcctcttcccCAAATCCTGGTCCTCTTCCCCAAATCCCGGTGCcttccagctcctcttcccCAAATCCTGGTGCCTTCGAGCTTCTCCTTCCCAAATCCAAGTCTCTCCTGTGCCTTGCAGGTTCTCTTTGGGCTGCTGACTGGGACAGAGAACCAGTACACGAGCAGGGGCGGCGCTCTGAGCTCGCAGGAGCTCCACAACATCCTGCCCTTAGCATCCAGCCAGATCAGGTGAGGCACCCAGCTCTTCAGGCATCCTCCTGCctctgggaagctgctgtggaATTGCTGCTTCCcacctttctttcttccatCTCTTAAGGTTTGGACTCCTGCCACTGAGCATGTCGAGCTCACGGAAGAGCAAGTCCActgccaggagcacagaaaGAGTCCAGGTTGGTGTTTGAACTGAGCTGtaaaaacaggaatattttcccACTATTCATTGTCCCCCTGACACTGGAGTTTATGGGCAAAGAAGAAAGTAGCCAAAAATGATTTcacctgatttttattttcagtaaaaggAATCAttatggcagcacagcaggggaTGGGGTGGATTCCTGCAGGAGCCTCCAAAACCCCACCCACCCTTTGCCCCTGTGGTTTTGGGGCCACTGCTCTGTGGCAGGCAAAAACCACTGCAGAGGCAGTGAGGGCTGACATGGATGAGGGCAATGCATCAAAGCTCATGAAAGAGGgctgcaggaaaggctgcaggacagcagctaATGCTTGAACTCCTTTGCAGTGGGATGCTGCCCTGTAACCCCGAGGAGGCCTGGCCAGGTACCCCAGCTGTGTGAGgagtgtcctgctgctgctcccctggtgCTCAGCTGTAGCAGCCAATCTTTCTGTTGCTCCATTTCCCCCAGTTTAAAACATCTGCTTAGatggagctctgtgtgctgggtgAGAGCCAAGGAACACCTCactgctgtgggaagcagcaaTTAATGTTTCCTTTACTTATTACCAGCCCAATCTGTCCCTGGTGGTCTTGGCAACTGGGACAAGTTGTTGAGTTGACAAGAGCCAAGACCAAGAGGTCAAGGCCTGGTTTTTGACCAGTGTCATTTGAGATGATGTTCAATTTGCAACTCTGCTTCTCCAGTTCTCGCAGCCCTTAAGGACCAGACCCAGCAGAATGGGTGTTTAAAAGCCCAAAACTTCCCAGCAAAGGTATTCCTTACctctcacagctcagctggatTAGAGCATAGAAGTGTGCAGTGATGTCTGGCTCGTTGTGTCAGtcccctcagctctgtgctgtgctcagcacaccCGTGTCCTGTGCTAGCCACACTTGCCAGGATCCCTGACAGATGCTTGCTCCTCCTTCAATGCTAAAACTCTTCTGGAGAGGTTAAAATCTGAAGTTCTCCAAGAACAGCTCTTGCAAGAGCACCAGCTGTGCTTCTACCACGCTGTGATCCCTTGCTCAGAGGGTTTTGCTGAGTGTTCCTCGGGGTTTTACGAGCATTGAGTGCCTGTTGCTCCCAGCAGTGCGCTGTGCGTCTGTCActcccccagcagtgacaccgCTCtggctgtgtgccctgtgctgctgagggcacagagggagcCCCGGGGGTGCTGTGGGAGTCAGAGTCACTTTTGTGTTCCcacagggccaggctgcagctgctgtgctgcccagggaggacGAGGCTCGGCCGGGCGCGCTGTTCCGGCAGCTCCTCACCGACGACGAGGACGCGGCGGCCCCGTCCCTCTTCAAGCTGGGCTGGCTCTCGGGCATGACCAAGTGAGGCAGCAACCAATAAAATGCTCTGGCTGTTTGTCTTCACTGagatgtgtctgtctgtctgtcccctcgGTGACACTTCCCATCCTCAGAGCAGGGCGTGGCACGGGAAGCAGGCACAGCTTGGATTGTCCTtgtcccctggctgctgcaacAGAGGTGGAGCTGCTCTTTCACCTCCTATCCTCACATTGTTAAAGtcaaattaaagggaaaaaaacaaaaagccaaaacaacCTAGACactaacagaaaacaaaacatttcacagctgggaaggggcGCTGGAGCAGGGTAAGACGCCTGTGTCCTCCAGGCACCACCACCCTGCTCTGAGAGgcccctgcagcacctgcccgACCTGTCCTGCTCTAATTTCACATTTCCCTTGCAGTCCTGCAGCAGTGAAGCTCATGAGAGAAGCCTCATCACCCTGAACGGGGTAGGAGCTCACAGGCCTAAGCACCTGCACTCACTGCTCCTATTCTCACTAACTCTAAATGCTCAAAAAATTATGTTGCCAAATCATTTTGTAACTAGtttattgaaattaaaaaaagacttATAAAACTGAAGAGGAACGCTTAAGAGAACTTTACAGAAAGCAACAACTTGCTAACAAACAGATTAGGCAGTCGATTGGAATTGGACAGTTTGCAATCCTATAACACACATGTGGactcctcagtctcctcttgCCACGTACTTTAGAACCACCCCAAAAAGAATCCTATAAAAATTGCTTCAAAGCCCCTTTTGCATTGCAATAGTGCAGCAAACCACAAGTAAACAATCTCCTGTTAACCTGTTATTTCAAATATAGACTGAAAAGGCAACAGGCCATTTTGTGCAATTCCATTTTAACAAACTTTGAAGTTGAAATATCAAATCTACACAGTGCTGTCCCTTCACAgaaggcagggagctgctgggtcaTCATGTAGGGAGGCGTCCCCGGCTCTGTAGGCTGTGGAAGTGGGCTTCCTTCAGGATCTGGTTGATGTGGAAGTAAGGACCTTGGCTTAGTGCAGACTGCTCgtggaagggctgggaggagacagggCTGGATCCTGCAATCCTGGGGTTGAGGCTGGACTCGGCTCTGTCGGGGCTgttgatgctgctgctgctacagctgctgctgctgctgctgccactgtcactgctggAGGACTGGGACACACAGAGGGTGAACAGCAACATCAGACACTTCTTCCTCACCCCACAGAAGCAAAGCTTTAGGATAAATCCCTCCCCCTTCCACATTTCCAGCCCGATGGACTGATGAAATCCCCCTTGGCACAAAGAGGTTGTTGTTGGCCACGCCAGTGTCCCAGAGCTGAAGGGACAAGCCTTCACCCAGGGTTCAGGGACATCCAAGGTGTTGGGTTTCAATCCTCCCCAGTGAAacccctcagctctgcccccaaGCCCACGTTTGCACTAGTGAAGTTTGCTGGGGTGATCCaagaattggaaaataaagaacattcccagggagctgcagtgtcagtgcaggcagggcagcGCTGGCACTTCTGCTCTAGCACAGGTTTGAGGGAGCACCATGCAAAGCACTTTCCTACAAGGCAATCCTAAAGTGAGATCTGAAGCGTCCAAAGCAAGAGGCTGTGAGAAACAAACGCACACCAGACCCACTGTAAGTTCTTTGAACACCCTACCATCAAGTACTCCTCTCCCAGTGAAGCACCCCATGGCAGTGATAACTGGAACTGTTCCATAGCAATTCCACACCAATTTACTTGACATGACAGTGAAAGGGCAACAGGCACTGAGGAATTGCTCATGCAGGGAAAAGAACTCAGCATTTGACTGGGATAAGAGGCCAGGGCTCATTTGCCAGCATTTAGGACAACCACATTTCATGGGAATGGCTGGAAGAGCATTTGCCATCATCATAAGGGATTCAAAGACATAAAACACCATTTTAAGGGCTGCTAAGGAAAGGTTCCATTAGTTCCAGTTTTAGTTTGTCTGATCTGCTGGTCAGGACCTGCAAATATTTGGGTGAGTCAATCAGCAAGTGGCTACTCTGCCACCCCATAAATGATTCATAAAAGCAGAGCAAGTGAcagcagctaaaaaaaaatcaatatttttgtaAGGATTAAGCCACAGAAGTAACAGCTTTGTGGCCACATCAGAAGAGGACAAATTTCATTAAATCCTCAGGGATTTACCAGTCAGCACCACTTCCAGAAGGGCTTCACCTGGAGTAAATCAGGAATGGTGCAAGCTGcacccagcagtgtgtgtgtgtaaatcaGGAATGGTACAAACTGcacccagcagtgtgtgtgcagTAAATCACAcacccagcagtgtgtgtgtgtaaatcacacacccagcagagtgtgtgtgtgtgtctgtgtgtctgtgtgtctgtgtaaatcacacacccagcagtgtgtgtgtctgtgtaaatcacactcccagcagtgtgtgtgtgtaaatcacactcccagcagtgtgtgtgtgtgtgtgtgtgtgtgtgtgtgtaaatcacacacccagcagtgtgtgtgtctgtgtaaatcacactcccagcagtgtgtgtgtgtgtgtaaatcacactcccagcagtgtgtgtgtgtgtgtgtaaatcacactcccagcagtgtgtgtgtgtgtgtgtgtgtgtgtgtaaatcacactcccagcagtgtgtgtgtgtgtgtgtgtgtgtgtgtaaatcacactcccagcagtgtgtgtgtgtgtgtaaatcacactcccagcagtgtgtgtgtgtgtgtaaatcacactcccagcagtgtgtgtgtgtgtgtgtgtgtgtgtgtaaatcacactcccagcagtgtgtgtgtgtgtgtgtgtgtgtgtgtaaatcacactcccagcagtgtgtgtgtgtgtgtgtgtgtgtgtgtgtgtaaatcacacacccagcagtgtgtgtgtgtgtgtgtgtctgtgtctgtgtaaatcacactcccagcagtgtgtgtgtgtgtgtgtgtgtgtaaatcacacacccagcagtgtgtgtgtgtctgtgtgtctgtgtctgtgtaaatcacacacccagcagtgtgtgtgtgtctgtgtgtctgtgtctgtgtaaatcacacacccagcagagtgtgtgtgtgtgtgtgtgtgtgtgtgtgtaaatcacacacccagcagagtgtgtgtgtgtgtgtgtgtgtgtgtgtgtaaatcacacacccagcagtgtgtgtgtgtgtgtatgtgtgtctgtgtgtctgtgtgtctgtgtgtctgtgtctgtgtaaaTCACACTCCCagcagagtgtgtgtgtgtgtctgtgtgtctgtgtgtctgtgtctgtaaatcacacacccagcagtgtgcagtgcccagggaggcaCTGTGGATGTTTGGGTGGAACACaaccctccctcccctctgatCCACCATCGATCCTGACCATCCAACCCTGACAAATTCCTTTGTTTTGCTAAGCACCAAAAACGCTTCAGCTCTGTGGGAGCGCAGCAAGCCAAGCCAAGGGCCCCGGGCTGCGAGGGGACAAAAACACCCAGCGGGGTCATtgcccagggagcacagctggaaccACGGgcaagcagctcctctgcctccatctggagagggagagagcccggcagcacagggaggagctgggggtggtgctgggcagcgcagctgctgtggcagagcagcacaaagagTCACACGCGATGCTGAGGGGGCCCAGCAGCCTCGGAGACAAACCCACCGCACAGGacactttgtttccttttagtCTGCGCTCCTTAGTGAGCTTCGTTACAGCCACCTTCTGCAAATCAAGGTAAAAATCCAAATGAGAACCTGGCCTGGCTGGCTGCTCACATCTCAACAAACATTTTCCAGCTGTTAGTAGTGAGTGTTCTGTGCATCTCAAAGCTGGCAGCGTGTCCTGGGACGTGCTTCTGACACCTCAGCCTGGTGACAGATGGCCTTTGTCAGACCCCCTTTATTTCCAGTTCTCCAAGGCAAAGGTTCACTGGCACCCCTTCATCACTGCCCACCTCACATGGAACACCTaccatgtccccaggctgtggtgCACATTCTGTAAGGCATTTGGACTACAATCAGACAAGAAAAGAATCCTTAAAGCCATCAAGTCAGCAAGACAGGCATCAACAAAGCTTTACAGGGCCAAAGGAAAGCAGCCCAGTGATATTTATGAATAGTTTAGCTATCAGAAGGGCATCTTCAAGGTTTACTGGGCTCATTTACCCTTAACATCACACTTcaagttttaaaacaaacaaacgtCCTGTTAAATGTGCAGATCTGGGACAATCCCTCGGGACAGGAACTGGAGAAAGAGCCACtcaagccctgctgctctcaatGCCTTCCAAGAGGAGTTTAACAGAGCCACGACCTGGTTTTAGTCAGAACTGAagagcagcccttccctggatAGTGGGGGACAAGAACTTTGATTTGATCTGTGCCAAGAACCCAGCAGTGTTTCAATCCTGCCCAGAacagagaggagctgtgagAAATTCAGGTTTGCAGAAGTTGTTCAGGAAGGAAAGGGTCAGCCAGAACACTCAGACTCGCTTCCTTCCCTGGGAAAACCAGAGCAAAGGGTTTGCACTGCTGattccccaggctgcagagctcagctgggaacCTCAGCACTGCCCTTGGAGGATCCACTGCAACCCCAGCATTTCCCTTGGAGGATCCACtgcaaccccagcactgcccttgcaGGATTCATTGCAACCCCAGCATTTCCCTTGGAGGATCCACtgcaaccccagcactgcccttgcaGGATCCACtgcaaccccagcactgcccttgcaGGATCCACTGCAACCCCAGCATTTCCCTTGCAGGATCCACtgcaaccccagcactgcccttgcaGGATCCACtgcaaccccagcactgcccttggaGGATCCACtgcaaccccagcactgcccttggaGGATCCACtgcaaccccagcactgcccttggaGGATCCACtgcaaccccagcactgcccttgcaGGATCCACtgcaaccccagcactgcccttgcaGGATCAACTGCAACCCCAGCATTTCCCTTGGAGGATCCACtgcaaccccagcactgcctttggAGGATCCACtgcaaccccagcactgcccttgcaGGATCCACTGCAACCCCAGCATTTCCCTTGCAGGATCCACtgcaaccccagcactgcccttgcaGGATCCACtgcaaccccagcactgcccttggaGGATCCACtgcaaccccagcactgcccttggaGGATCCACtgcaaccccagcactgcccttggaGGATCCACtgcaaccccagcactgcccttggaGGATCCATTGCAACCTCAGCATTGCCCTTGGAGGATCCACtgcaaccccagcactgcccttggaGGATCCACtgcaaccccagcactgcccttgcaGGATCCACtgcaaccccagcactgcccttgcaGGATCCACtgcaaccccagcactgcacttGCAGGATCCATTGCAACCTCAGGATTGCCCTTGGAGGATCCACtgcaaccccagcactgcccttggaGGATCCACTGCAACCTCAGCACTGCCCTTGGAGGATCCATtgcaaccccagcactgcccttgcaGGATCCACTGCAACCTCAGCACTGCCCTTGGAGGATCCACTGCAACCTCAGCACTGCCCTTAGAGGATCCACTGCAACCCCAGCATTGCCCTTGGAGGATCCACTGCAACCTCTCCTGGCTTGATCTGGGGACAAGCAAAGGATTTCTGACCAAATGCAGGGCAAACAACACAGCTGAGCTCCTGGAAAAGGGAGGACAGGCTGAACAGGAAGGGAAATTCAGTGGCAAAGGCTCTGCCTTGCTAATGTTTAaccctggctggagctgcagccctgtggctgtgcctggccaTGGACTGAGCCCAGGACAGAGGTTTCTGTCACCCTCAGGGTGGCTGTCACCTGTgagtggctgctccaggagcaccaggagtgGCACATCCTTACAGCAAGTgcccaaaaagcagcagcccaAAAAGCTCCATTCATCAGGAGAAAACACTGGGAattctgttctgtgctgctgtagaTTAAAGAGAATCTGTTTCCATCCTGTCAAAGCTGGAagtgctgcctgtcctgggtGAGTGGACAATCCAGAGGGAGAAAACAGCAAATCCTTTGGAATTGGATGTGATTTGGATGAGCAAAGTCAGGGACTGAGGGGTAACATCACAGAACTGCCACTAAAGAAAAACCTCCCTTCACCTCATTCTCCACAGCAAAACATGCAAGACAAAACCAATGGGAAGAGATCCTGGCAAAAACCACTGCCTGACTGCCATCAGGTTTAAACCACTGCCTGACTGCCATCAGGTTTAAACCACTGCCTGGCTGCCATCAGGTTTAAACCACTGCCTGACTGCCATCCTGAGGCTGTGTTCTCAAAGAGGCCTCGCTCTGGAAGAGGGAACAGTCAGTTTGAACCAAAACAGCCCAGGGGAATCAGGACTTTGGGTAATGTCTCACAAAAAGCAGGTTTGCAACGCCCTGCAAtgaaaagcagctctcctgtgctcTTGGAAGTCACAGATTGCTCCCACTCCCCCTTTCCAGGCAATATCCCAAATCCAGGGGGGAGTTTTAACCAGCCAGAGGTGTCTTTGCACACAGCAAAGGGTCAGGGAAATAAATGCAAGTGCTGCAAACTGGCTGAGACTTTCCAAGCAGCACCAAGTGCACAATGAGCACAAGGATTCCTCCCTTGGGCACAGGAAGTCCTTAACCAAATGTTGGAATAACACAGATTTCATCT
Proteins encoded in this region:
- the COG1 gene encoding conserved oligomeric Golgi complex subunit 1 isoform X3 — encoded protein: MAEAEALFEAHTAAELRAVERRLRAGIEQKREELRQMVGERYRDLIEAADTIAEMRRSAERLLGAVRGLQRGGTARPGPAGTVRPPAHQSFYGAAAQLKLLLEVPEQVWGAVEGGRYLPAARLHLLGAHLRRQLQLDTPRARSSAVLARFPILLRQVAAASHLRSTILQESKALLRCPTGSEQAVAEALCAIMLLEDSSPRQALADFLLARKMAIQQLLNQPHHGAGIKAQVCSLMELLTTTLCQAHALFYTVPEGAAPEPALPCGLLFSTLESSTGQNPAGRGGVLEEDLKLSRWFKYLPESVVEFQPALRTLAHPISQEYLRETLQQWINMCSEDIRTGVRTLLVYVKSMKGLAGIRDAVWELLSSESSSHNWEAVCRRLLGRPVSFWEELLQQLFLDRLQTLTKEGFDSISDSSKQLLAAALQELEVKGGSGALSKQMQLEHNVALFLWSESPGDLPGDAAWVSVGQRGPFARSGLAMRAQALTPCVQSFCSTLDSKLKARLEDVLSYLPGDDSVPKEPPRSAFDRFADAGTVQGLLRDRCIACVQHLLGCVQEQLQSAQSQLDPPGDARLNAVLFMARLCQALPELCPHLQRCVLGRAGGAEPKEPRSAKKLGKGKAQEVSPELAKWQGVKAELLQQSLVAYQLWSSAVSKGLVQCFTHTLLLDTAGSVLATATNWDEIEIQEETESGSSVTSKIRLPVQPSWHVQCLLFSLCQEVNRVGGHTLPKVTLQELLRSCMAEVLAAYGKLVEQKQEKRPDSFPLTQSRALQLLYDLRYLSIILTAKSEDTKPSRIKQDSGIEKVIDFLEGHIDPFDLDVFTPHLNSNLNRLVQRTSVLFGLLTGTENQYTSRGGALSSQELHNILPLASSQIRFGLLPLSMSSSRKSKSTARSTERVQ
- the COG1 gene encoding conserved oligomeric Golgi complex subunit 1 isoform X1; the encoded protein is MAAQPRSDARKRRPLPVPKMAAAAPPVSAGAGVVAAMAEAEALFEAHTAAELRAVERRLRAGIEQKREELRQMVGERYRDLIEAADTIAEMRRSAERLLGAVRGLQRGGTARPGPAGTVRPPAHQSFYGAAAQLKLLLEVPEQVWGAVEGGRYLPAARLHLLGAHLRRQLQLDTPRARSSAVLARFPILLRQVAAASHLRSTILQESKALLRCPTGSEQAVAEALCAIMLLEDSSPRQALADFLLARKMAIQQLLNQPHHGAGIKAQVCSLMELLTTTLCQAHALFYTVPEGAAPEPALPCGLLFSTLESSTGQNPAGRGGVLEEDLKLSRWFKYLPESVVEFQPALRTLAHPISQEYLRETLQQWINMCSEDIRTGVRTLLVYVKSMKGLAGIRDAVWELLSSESSSHNWEAVCRRLLGRPVSFWEELLQQLFLDRLQTLTKEGFDSISDSSKQLLAAALQELEVKGGSGALSKQMQLEHNVALFLWSESPGDLPGDAAWVSVGQRGPFARSGLAMRAQALTPCVQSFCSTLDSKLKARLEDVLSYLPGDDSVPKEPPRSAFDRFADAGTVQGLLRDRCIACVQHLLGCVQEQLQSAQSQLDPPGDARLNAVLFMARLCQALPELCPHLQRCVLGRAGGAEPKEPRSAKKLGKGKAQEVSPELAKWQGVKAELLQQSLVAYQLWSSAVSKGLVQCFTHTLLLDTAGSVLATATNWDEIEIQEETESGSSVTSKIRLPVQPSWHVQCLLFSLCQEVNRVGGHTLPKVTLQELLRSCMAEVLAAYGKLVEQKQEKRPDSFPLTQSRALQLLYDLRYLSIILTAKSEDTKPSRIKQDSGIEKVIDFLEGHIDPFDLDVFTPHLNSNLNRLVQRTSVLFGLLTGTENQYTSRGGALSSQELHNILPLASSQIRFGLLPLSMSSSRKSKSTARSTERVQGQAAAAVLPREDEARPGALFRQLLTDDEDAAAPSLFKLGWLSGMTK